The genomic window TACTCCTTTTCATAGGTTTCCCTGAATCTTTCAAGGGTATCCTTAGCCTTCTTAAGAAGTTCCTCATGCCTAACTGAAACATAGATGTTTAATCCTTCTTGAGCTAAAGCTCCTGCCTTTTTGAGAATTTTCTCTTCAAGGTTTTTTAGTCCATACCCCTTGAGGGCACTAACCTTTATTATAGAATGTCCTTCAAAAATTTCAAGAGGGACTACATCTCCGAGGTCGGTCTTGTTGAATACCACGATAAGGTCCCTATCCTTGATCTGCTCGTAAAGTTTCAGGTCCTCTTCACCAATGGGTTGTGAAGCGTCAACCACAAATAAGACAACATCAGCTTCCTCTATCTTCTTCAAACTCCTTTCAATGCCTATCCTTTCAACTGGGTCATGAGCTCTCCTTATACCGGCTGTGTCTATAAGTCTGACAGGTACACCCCTTAGGTTAAGGGTCTCCTCTATATAGTCTCTCGTTGTTCCCTCTATATCGGTAACTATAGCCCTGTCCTCTTTCAGAAGGGCATTAAATAGGGAGGATTTACCAACGTTGGGTTTACCGACTATCGCAAGCTTCATTCCTTCCCTTAGGAGTTTTCCCACCTTTGCAGTTCTCAGGAGCTGGTCAATTCCTTCAATAACCCTGTTAACCATCTCTATAACCTGATCCCTGGTTAAAGTGGGGATATCCTCTTCCGAGAATTCTATATCCGCCTCTATAAAGGCTGAAAGCTCAAGGAGGCTTTCTCTGAGAGAGTTCACATACTTGCTCAACTCGCCTTTTAGTTGTCTCATGGAAGCCCTACGAGCTAATTCGGTTTTTGCAGATATGAGTTCAGCGACCGCCTCCGCCTGGGCAAGGTCAAGCTTCCCGTTGAGAAAAGCCCTCTTGGTGAACTCACCTGGCTCGGCAAGTCTGCAACCCGCTCTAAGGAACAGCTCTATGGCTCTCTGGAGTATGAGGGGGTTTCCGTGAAGGGATAGCTCAATCATATCCTCTCCCGTATAGCTGCGAGGTGCTTTGTAGTAGATAAGCACTCCTTCGTCAAGCACTTCCCCCTCCTCGTCCGTAAGGGTGCCGTAGTGGGCATACCTTGGCTTTATATCAGAATTGGTTCTGAAGAATTTCTTAGCTATTTCTAAAACACCTTTACCTGTAAGCCTAACGACCCCTATGGCACTTTCTCCAAAGGGTGTTCCTATAGCAACTATGGGTTCTCTCATGGGGAAGTCTTAAAATATAATATAGCTCTTCGTCAGGGGGTATGGCGGAACTGGCAGACGCAGCGGACTTAAAATCCGCGGGCCGCACGGCCGTCCGGGTTCGACTCCCGGTACCCCCATGAGAAAAGAATGAAAACAATTCAAGAAGGTAAAGCTCAGATATTCGTCCCTGAACTTAGAGAGATCGTCTCCTCCGATATGCCCGTCTTCTATAACCAGAAAATGAGAGTGAACAGAGACCTCGCAGTCCTTGGTTTGGATTATCTGTGCAGGAAACTGAGAAGGGAGCTGAAGGTAGCAGACCCTCTGGCTGCAAGCGGTATAAGAGCGATAAGGTTTATCAAAGAAACCAACTGCGTCGGTAAAGTTTACGCTAACGATATAAACGAAAAGGCAACAAAGATAATGGAGGAGAACTTCAGGCTGAATGAAATTTCTCCAGAGAAATATGAGATTCACAGGGAGGACGCCAACTTCTTCCTTAGAAAAAGCTGGGGCTTTGGTTTTGATTACGTTGACCTAGACCCCTTCGGAACTCCTGTTCCCTTCATAGAATCAGCAGCCCTGAGCATGAAGAGGGGAGGGATATTGAGTCTGACCGCCACCGATACCGCACCCCTCTCTGGAACTTATCCCAAAACATGTATAAGGAGATACGGAGCAAAGCCTCTAAGGAACGAGTTCAAGCACGAGGTAGGCATAAGGATACTCATAAAGAAGGTCATAGAGCTCGCAGCCCAGTATGATATAGCGATGATACCGATATTCGCCTACTCCCACCTTCACTACTTCAAGCTCTTCTTCGTCAAGGACAGGGGTGCCAGGCTGACCAACTCCCTCATAGACCGGTTCGGATACGTCCTTTACTGCTTCAACTGCATGAACCGCGAAGCGGTCTTTGACATCCTGAAAACTAAAGAGCACTGCCCCGTGTGCGGGACGAGGTTCAACGTGGGAGGTCCCATGTGGCTCGGGGAGCTCTGGGACGAGGAGTTTACCGATTTCCTTTACAGGGAGGCTCATGAGAGGGAAGAGATAGCTATGGAGACTAAGAGGATTCTAAAGTCAATCTGGGAGGAAGCGAGACTCCAGACTGTAGGCTTTTACACCGCCTCAAAGTTAGCTGAGAAAATAGGGATACCCCAGCAACCTCCGATAAGGAAGGTGGTGGAGTTTTACGAGGGTGTGAGAACCCACTTTGAGGGGGACGGCTTCAGGACAACTCTCCCCCACGAGGAAGTTCTGAGAAGGTCGGAGGAGTTAAAGGTTATAATAGAACGGCGTTTGAAAGGAGGGGTGTGATGAGTCCTGAGGAGATGCTCAAGAGTTTTCCCAAACAACTTGAGTGGGAGAAGCTTGATATAGACCGCTCACTATATCACACGATAACCTTCTGCGGAATGGGTGGCTCCGGAATAGTGGGAGACATAGCAAGGTCCTGGCTGGAACACAAGGGATGTAAGGTAATAACGAGCTCCCACAGGGGTTACGGACTCCCTAACTACATAAGCGGCGAGGAACACCTCGTTGTATGCATAAGTTACAGCGGAAACACGGAGGAGACCCTGAGCAACTTCGCAGAGGCTCAGAAAAGAGGAGCGAGCATAATCTCAATAAGCTCTGGCGGGAAACTTGAGGAACTCTCTGAAAAGAGCGGAGTACTTCACCTTAAGGTCCCCAAAGGGTTTGCTCCCAGGTATGCCCTCGGATACATGCTCTCAAAGGTTCTTGCGGTCTTGGGAATAGAGAAGGAAGAGCTTGAGGACGCAAGGGAAAACATAGAGAAGAACTACGAAGAGATAAAGAAGAAGGGAGAGGAGATAGCAGAAAAGCTCTACGGTTATATCCCAATAATCTACGCAACGCCTCTGACCGAGGTGGCAGCCTTCAGGTGGAAGACGCAGATAAACGAGAACTCCAAGACTCAAGCTTACTTCGCCACCCTCCCGGAGATGCACCACAACGAAGTGGTAGGTCTTGACAACGCCGAGATAAGGTCAAAGTGTGCCTTTGTGGTCATGTTTGACCCCAAGGACCACGACAGGGTAAGGAGAAGGGTTGACCTGACGATAAGACTACTTAAGGACCTCGGGATAGTCCCGATAGCTATCGGAGGGGACGGGAACTCTTATCTGGCGAGGCTCCTTCACCTTATACACGTTGGGGACTGGGCGAGCTACTATTTGGCGGGTAAGTACGGCTTTGAGCCTCTCCCCGTTAAGGTTATAGACTGGATAAAATCGGAGCTTTCAAAGGGTTAGGTCTCCTTATTGAAGGATGATACAACCCTCTTTAGTAACTGGTTTCTGTCCTCGCTTACAATTCTCAGGATGGGTTCCGTTACCTCGGATAAATCTTTGGATAAGGATGCACTGCTTAAAACTGGCAGAAGGTGGGTGTTAAGGAATCTAAGTTGAGCCATTTCGTTTTTCCGAGCATCAGCAAAATTACCTATTTCTAAGAGGTAGAGCTCCTCCTGAAGTTTTGCCGCTATAAAGCCAAACATAGCCGTGAGGCTATCCGGCTCTATATCAGTTATCTCATATCCTTCTCTTGAGTAAAACTCCATCAATGTTTTAGGTATTAACCCTCTGGAAAACTCCTTAACGTTCGGTTTAAGGTATCTCGCCTTCAGCTTTACGGTTTTATCCTTTAACAGCTTTCTCTTCTTTATCAAACTCAATAGCTTCTGCTCCTTTTCCTTCAGAAAATCTTTCACTTCCTCCGGTAATCTTTCTCCCGTTTCCAGAGCTTTAAGTAAAAGGAAGAGGGAGAGGTAAAGGGAAAGCCTCTCCCTGACTAACTGAATATCTTCAAAGGGATCACCATACAAGGTAAGGGACCTCAAACTTGTGTTTTTTTCCGGTAACCTTTACCTGTGCAGGCGTATAGTAGAAAACCTGTGCAGCACCAAGCCAGCTCAGGAGGGGCCACTTATCCAGGGATGGGTCGTACATCTCCACGGGATTGGGCGATACTCCGTTGAACCTCCACTTGTCCGGATAAAGACCGTTTTCATAATACTGGGCTGGGCTCTTTGTAAAGAGGATCCTTTTAACCGTTTTGGGTAAGCTCCGTACAGGGTTTACAGCTTCTTCTGGTATATCAACCTTATCGGGTAGGTTTTGCAGCGTCTTTGCAACCTTTTCTTCTTTAGGGATAAAGTACTTGGGTTTAGATACTACCGTATCGCTCCATCTTCCGAAACCGTAGGGTATGTGAATTGAACCTCTCTCAACGGTCGGTTCCACGAGAACGGGAACCTCCAATTTTCCTGTTGGTGTATCAACTTCAATAACGTCACCTGTACTTACACCCAATTCTCTTGCGGTCTCCGGATGAATAACAGCGAAGTTTTCAGGAGTAATCTGAGCTATGTAGTAATAAAACTGACTCCTGTGCTTGGTGTATAGGGGACCTGTTGAGAACATAAGTCTGTAAGGATACTCTTTGAAAAGGTCCGGAAGCGAACGATTATCGGCAAAGGGTTTTGGTTCGTAGTACCTAGCTCCCCCCCAGAACTTCTCTCCCGTTATGGTATTGACGGTTTTGGCGATATCCTCGCTCCACACCATAAGGACATGTTTGTAAGTCTTTCTCTTTTCGGGTATTTTTCTCTTTGAAATGCCTTTCTCGTCAAAGGAGCTTTCATAGTCGGTAAACACACCACCTCTTGCAAGGCAGTAAGCCACATACTTCCACTCTTCCTCCGAGAGTATATCTCTGAACTTAGCGACAGGGTAATTGTTGTTTACAAACTCAACCTCTTCAGGAGGAACATCTTTCGGGACAAGCCCTCTCTCCATAGCGTGGTAGGCGCCGTTAGCGTAAACCCTGAGTATGTATTCCCAGAAGCAGTTCAGGGAATAGCTTCTCCCCTCGTTGTGTTTTAGCCCCTTTACGGCTCCCTCTCCAAATCCGGGCATACCTAAAGACTTTCCGAGGTCTATAAAGAACTCCCAGAAACTCGCATATCTCGGGTGTCCGTCGGGGCAGGTTCCTATCTTTTCGGTTTTGGGCATCACTGCTGGCGTACGCCACGCTTCTGCAAGGAGGACACCCCCGCTTGTGGCGTAAAGGTACTGTATCCCCGAAGTACCCGTCTCAAGGTAGGTGGTGTCGGGAACTATGTAGTCCGCATACATGAAAGTTTCGTTAATCGTTGTGGTTATACCTATAAAGAGGGGCAGCTTCTCAGGGTCCGAGAGAACTTCAAGGAACTTTATCCCGTAGTTAGAAGAAAGGACTGGGTTTGCGTAAAAGAGTATAAGGGCTTTTATGGAATATGGATAGGAGTAAAACATACCTGCGAACATTTCTGTATAACTTTCCTCTGCTGACAGGGGATACCAGGGTCTCTTAGTAGGGTAGGGTTTACCCTCCCTTAACCTTATCCAGTACTCCAAGGTTTTTTCGTAGCCGTATTTACATCTATCTATGGGAGGTCCCCATTTCGGTGGCTCACCAAATTTCTTCTTATCTACATGGTATATATACTTGTTGTACTTTGTATGTCCCGCCCTTGCCAGCAGTCCTCCTTTTCTGTGGTAGTTTCCAATCAGTATATCCAGCATTCTGTAAGCCATTACGTTGTATTCCCCCTGAGGGTGCATGGCTACACCTCTGTGTATGTATGTAGCGCTGTAGGGTGCGTTGTCCGTAAAGTCCTTCGCCATTGACACTATAAGGTGCACAGGAACACCGCATATATCGGACCACTCCTCTATACTCTTTGAAAAGGCTTCCTCCTTCAGTATCTGGAGGGCTGTCTTAACTTTTACTTTCTCACCCTTTATATAAACCTCTCCTTCATAAAAGAGTTCGGCTCTTTCAGTTTTATCGGCTGGTACAAACTCGCCGTTGGAAAAGACCAAAGGAGTCTCCGAGTCCTCAAGTCCGAGGTCCTTCGCCTTAAGGAATTCGCCACTTCCCGGTCCCTCCGTTATTACGAGCCATGTGGCGTTTGAAGGAACCGGGTAACCCTTCCTCTTTGCGCTTTCCTCGTTTGGTATCTCCAGATACTCCCTGTTGAATCGCTCATTCTCAAATATCCACCTGAGCATACCCATGGCAAGGGCACCGTCGGTGCTGGGCTTTATGGGAACCCAAACTATGTTGTCGCTGGCAAGGGTTCTGGGTGCTACGGGGTTCACGTAATAGACCTTAACCTCACCCCTAACGGCTCTCTCTATGAGTAGACCTTGTCCTGTAGCCCCTGGGTGAAGCCTTCCCATGGAAGCGCCCGCCATTATCACAACCTTCGCGCTTCTGATGTCCGCCTGTATGTCGTGATAACCAAAGATATGCTTGTCTGCCGTGTAGTATGCGTTTTGACAGGCTGAGGTGTGCCTGAGCCAGTTCACACTTCCGAAGGCGGCGATCCATCTTGCTGAAAAGTAATCCGTATGTCCCTGACCCCTTCCCCTCATGTAAACGACCTGATTTGCCTTTGTGCCCAAGTCCGGTCTGTCAGGATCTATAAGGATGTCCTCAAGTTTCAAGCCACGCTCCCCGAGGATGTTGCTCCACTTAGCCTTGAACTCCTCTACGAGTTTTTTTGGATCTTCCCCCTCCTTCGCCTTTTTAAGGATGCGTTCTGTGTCTTCCTTCATTTCCTTTAAAATTGAGTTGGGGTCATCAAATCCAGCCTCTTTCAGTTTCCCATACACGAAGAGGTCTTTAAGTCCGGGCAATTTTTCCCCCGTCTCTTCAATCACTCCACCTTCCACTATCTCCCTTATGAGCTGCTCCCAGGATATAACCTTCCACTTTCCACTACCCCTCTTACCGGCTCTCTTAAGAGGTTTTAGAACACGGTAAGGGTCGTAAAGGTAATGTATGCCGTCCTGACCTCTCGGACACAAAGAGCCAAACCATTTGTATGCCTCCTTAACGGGTGTTGAGTAGGGGAGGGCATCGTACTTTACCGTCTGCTTTTCAAAGCTCGCAGCCCTGTTGTAGGGATGGTAAGGGTTTCCCTCTATCCTGTCTACTATCTCCTCGTTTCCGACCTTTCTCACTCTGACCCTTATGCCGCACCTGACGTTACATCCCAAACAGGAGGAGTAAACATATCTAACATCTTTCCCGCTCTGAGGATCAGGAAATACACGCTCCCACTTGGGGCGGAAGACTCTGTTCAGGACTGGAAGGTAGGACAGAACGCCAGCACCAAGTAGACCGCCCGCTATCGCTCCCTTTAAGACCTCTCTTCTATCAGCCATTTTCCACACCTCCGAGGATCCTTCTCTCAAAAACCTTCATAGATATCAGGGCGTAGAGACCAAAGGCGAAGAAGAAGAAGGCTAAAGCCTCCGGCAACCAGTGAGATAGAGGGACGTTGTAGTCTAAAGTGGTGAGCGTTGTTTTTGAAACGAGCTGGGTGTTCACAACGATATTCCACCTGTCTAAGACAAGGGCAATTATGGTCAGGACCGAAGAAAGCAAGTTCAGTAGGGAAACCCCTTTGAAAGTTGAAAGATAGGATAAGCCGAGAGCTAAGAGAAACAGGAAAAGGGAAAGCGTATTGAGTCCTGAGTAGACTTTGGAAGCGTTTTCCAGTAGAGGTGTTCCTCCAAAAAGGATAAAAAGTCTTAAGCCCTCAAGAGCTCTCAGGAAAAGGAAGGAAACCAATGTCCAGAAAAGAATCTTGGAGGAAAGGGAATTTATCCTTCCGGAAAGGAAACCGTAAAGGCTCACGGAAAGGAGTATCGCTCCAAGGAAAAAACCCATGGGAAGAAGGGGAAGGAAGTTGTAAAGGTAAAGCTTTGTATCGGCAGTTATGAGCAGACCGGCGTAGTAGGTAGACCATACAGCTCCAAGGAATAAGGCAATGTAAGCCAAGAATTTTGAAACCACTGGCTTCCGTTTAAGGAAGAAGAGGGTTCCCCATACAGATAGGACAAAAGGTAACCAAAGGTTGGCAAGTATGGCTATGAGGGAGGAACCCGGATGGGTCTCTGATGGAAATATATGGGAATAAATAAGGACGAATATTCCCCTTTCAGGATGTCTTATATCTGCCAGAGGACCGAGCAGTATTACGGGAGAGGTGGCTGCCGCCAGTTTTAGGAAGAACAACCTGTTCTCCCTGAACCACGTCCACGGCGTAATAACACCCAAAGCTCCGATAATAGCCGAACCGGAAGCTATTGATATAAGCAAGGTATAGGCAACCATAACCGGGAGCCACAGAATCGGCTCAAAAAACTCATTCGGGTAAAGGTAACCGTGAGGATAGGCAAAGTAGCTCATCTTGCCGCCTCCTTAGGAAGGTTTTTGTAGAAATACTTGGGCTTAGTGCCGTATTCGGGCTTGAGCACCTGAACGGGTGTATGACTGACGTACTTCCTAACTTCTGTTTCTTCGTCTAAGATGTTGCCGAAAACTCTTGCCGCCGTTGGACAAGCCTCAACACAGGCGGGTAACCTTCCTTCGTAAATCCTGTGAACGCAGAATGTGCATTTATCTGCAGTCCCTGTTACGGGATTCATAAACCTCGCACCGTACGGACAAGCTTGAACGCAAGAGGCACAGCCTATACATATCTCGCTGTTGACCAGAACTAACCCATCCTCGTTTATATAGGTGGCTCCTGTTGGACAGGGTTTCACACAAGGAGGGTTCTCGCAGTGATTGCATTGCTTCGGAACAAAAACTACCCTTCCGTCCTCAAACACGTGTCTCTCTATCCACGTTCTGAAGGATTCAATAGGAACGTTATTTTCCGCCGCACATGCAACGACACATGCCATACAACCGTAGCACTTATCAACGTCAATGAACATAGCCCACTTTATCTTCTTCCCCTCTTCTGTTTTCACTGCCGCAGCTACGGGAGCTAAAGAGAACAGCTTTATCGCCTCTCTCCGGCTGAGCTCTACCTTCGTTCCCATCTCACCCTCCTGAATGAGCATTCATTAATTCTAATTATATGACAAAAATCATGAAAGTCAAGAGATGGTGAATAAAGATTCAGAGCTTTCTGTACTTCCCCTTCCTCGCCTTGGCCATACCCTTCCAGTAGATAAGAAGGATGCCATGAATAAAGGCAACGACGAGTACAAGGGCTACAACGTCACTCATAGTAAAACTCCCTGGGAGCGCTTACTTCCCCGACCTTTACCAGTATGTTCTTAACCTTGTGGGCTTCTCTCAGAACTTCAAGGTAGTCAAGCTCACCCCTCTCTATCCTGTCCATCGCCTCCTCAAGTCTTCTCGTGAGTTCCTCGCTCGTGTAGTCCGGATAATGCTTCCTCAGGTAGTTGTAAACTTCTATACCCATCTTTGTGGGAATGAGCCTTCCCCTCTCTTCTTTTACGTATCCCCTGTCCAGAAGGGTCTGGACTATATGGGCGTAAGTTGAGGGTCTTCCGAGACCTCTTCTCTTCATCTCCTGAATGAGCGTTCCCTGGGTAAAGAGGGGAACCTTTGGAACCTCTCTGAACTCCACGGGCTTTATATCAAAGGGTTCTTTCTTCTCAAAGACCCTGAAGGTGGGGAACATGAGGTCAAAGCCGTGTTCTATAACTTCCGTTACGACCTCTTCCTCCCAGTCGTAGTAGGGAAGTTCAACATGGAGCTTCTCTACCCTCACCCTGGCGGGTCTCATCTGGGAAGCAATGAAGCGTTTAAATATGAGCTTGTAGAGTTTCAGGGCGTCTTCGGGCTCTTCAAGGTCTATAAGTCCGGCGGTTATCATGAACCTGAGGTTTGAAGGCTCCAGGGGTCTGGTGGGCCTTATGCACTCGTGGGCTCCTCCCTCTCCCCAGCTCCTCGGATAGAAGTACTCTTCGCCAAACTTCTCGCTTATGTAAGGCTTCGCCACGAGATACCTTCCAGCCTCGGAGACACGGGTGGAGTCCGTCCTGTGGTAGGTGATGAGTCCCGCTTCAAAGAGATTCTGTAGAAGTTTCATAGTCTTTTGTGCAGAGAAGTGGAGTTTCTCGCTCGCATCCTCCAAGATGGTGTCCGTAGAGTAGGGAGGCAGGGGCTTCTTCTCTGTCTCTTCGGGAGAGTGGGTATAGACCCTTGCAAGCTCGAGCTCCTCGTAAACACTTCGGGCAACCGTCAGGTCCTCTATCTCCGCTCTGAAGCTCTGTCCGTTTACCTCAAAGATAACCTCCCCTTTCTTCTCCCTGGACTTTTCGTACCTCTCTATCACCCAACCTAAGACGGGCGTCTGAACCCTTCCGGCGGAGAACCAGTTCTTGTTAAAGACCTTCCATAGGACCCTTGAGAGGGTGAAGCCGACCCACCTGTCCAGGACCCTCCTCACTATCTGGGCTTTGACCATGTTTACGTTAAAGTCCCTAGGACTCTCCACAGCTTCCTGGAAGGCTCTGGGCGTTACCTCGTGGAACTCGGCACGTTTCAGGTTCACGTTGAAGGGTCTCAAAAGGAGAAAGAGGTCGTAGGCTATCTTTTCACCCTCTGCATCGGGGTCCGTGGCTATGAAGACCTCGTCCACCTCGTAATCAACTTCCCTCAGCCCCTCAATAATTGTAAGCTTGTCTTCTATCTTTCCCCTGCACCTCTCTTTAAGATACTCGTAGTCCGTGTGCTGTATCCCCTGAGGCTTACACCTCTTTATGGTGTCGTAGACGGGTATGAACCTGTCCCTGTCCTCCAAGACACCGAAGAATCCTTTATCGGTTACAAGGTCAAGGACGTGTCCGAGGGAGGCGGTAATCACGAGAAGCCTCTCACCAAGGGGAACCTCGTAGGCTATTGTGTCCTTGACGAGCCTCATCTGGGGCTTTCCGAAGAAGCTCGCTATTGTTTTAGCCTTGTTGGGAGATTCCACGACCACGAGGGTTGTCTTGAATAGGTCCTTTATCTTTTGAGCAACCTTGTGCTCTAAAATGAGCCTTGCCCTCCCCCTGTCCTCATCTATCTCCTTTATAAGCTTCTCAAGGTCTATCTCTTCAAGGCTCTTGAACTCAACGTCCGACTGCATGAAGTAGGCAGCGAGCCTTCTCTTCAGAGACCTGAAAGCCTTGGGGTCGGAATAGAAGAGGATGGAGAGTCCCTTTGTCATCCCTCCCGCTATGAACCGTGATGTTCTCCCCGAAGCCTGGATGTAGGAGTTCGCATCCCCGACGACCACGAAGAGCTGTCCATCTCTATGGACGAGGGATATATCCTCCGACTCCTCAATCTTTTTCAGGAACTCCCTGTCTGTGAGAAAGCCTTCCAAAAAGTCCTTTATCTCCTGAACCCTCTCCTTTATACGTGGGTACTTATCTAAGTCCTCATCCCTCATCGTCAGGTATCTCTTCAGGTAGTTTATGTACTCAATAGCCTTGAGCCTGTCCTCCTCCTCAAAGAGGTTCAGAAGAGCTAAGAGCATGGAGTGGAGGAGGGAGGGCTGGAGCGTTAGCTCCGTCGGAAATACGTGCTTGGGAGGGTCTAAGAAGATGGCGTAGCGAATCACGTGAGGCAGATCTAACCCCCTTACGAGCGGGTTCGTTATGTGGGATATTCCCATCGCAACGTCAAACTCACCCTTCTCTAAAGTTTTGTAAAGCTCCTCAGCTTTATAATCAAGGTAGTTTATAGCCTTAATCCCTCCCTTCCTGTAAAACTCAACAACCTCCTCAACCTTGTCCTTTCCATAAAATACGGATAGATAAACGAGCCCTCCTTTTCCGAGCTTCTTAATTAACTCCGCCGAGCGTCCAAGGGCGTCCTCCAGGTCCTTAGCAGGCTCAGCTACGTCCACTATGTTCCTTACGGTTGTTACAGCCTTCTGAACGTCAAAGCCTAAGAGGTTTCTGAAGAGGAAGACCCTGTTCCCTTTGGGTTTCAAGGTTGCGGAGGAGACTATCAGAACCGTATCCCTCTCCCTCTTCCTTATCTGGGAAAGCCTGTCCCAGTCCTTCTCGGTCTTGTTCTCTTTAAGAGCTAACTTTATCTCGTAATCGGTAAAGCCAAGGAGCTTGAAGAGGTTATCTACGTTCTTTGAACGCTTCAAAAAGGAGTCTATGTCGTCTATGAAGATGAATTTGAACCTGAAGTTCATTAGGTTTTCAAAGTTCC from Hydrogenivirga caldilitoris includes these protein-coding regions:
- the rgy gene encoding reverse gyrase, which codes for MSLLIIERGCPNCGGAISDERLSKGLPCSKCLPKPEEEVCEALEKLNKLRELKPYCETDRRLGEFESFFERAVGARPWSLQRLWAKRVLRKESFAIVAPTGVGKTTFGFVTSLFLEPKALLIFPTKLLANQAGERLRELSQRLGLEKRILVYESKKKVKEQFLSGGFDILCGTNMFLHRNFENLMNFRFKFIFIDDIDSFLKRSKNVDNLFKLLGFTDYEIKLALKENKTEKDWDRLSQIRKRERDTVLIVSSATLKPKGNRVFLFRNLLGFDVQKAVTTVRNIVDVAEPAKDLEDALGRSAELIKKLGKGGLVYLSVFYGKDKVEEVVEFYRKGGIKAINYLDYKAEELYKTLEKGEFDVAMGISHITNPLVRGLDLPHVIRYAIFLDPPKHVFPTELTLQPSLLHSMLLALLNLFEEEDRLKAIEYINYLKRYLTMRDEDLDKYPRIKERVQEIKDFLEGFLTDREFLKKIEESEDISLVHRDGQLFVVVGDANSYIQASGRTSRFIAGGMTKGLSILFYSDPKAFRSLKRRLAAYFMQSDVEFKSLEEIDLEKLIKEIDEDRGRARLILEHKVAQKIKDLFKTTLVVVESPNKAKTIASFFGKPQMRLVKDTIAYEVPLGERLLVITASLGHVLDLVTDKGFFGVLEDRDRFIPVYDTIKRCKPQGIQHTDYEYLKERCRGKIEDKLTIIEGLREVDYEVDEVFIATDPDAEGEKIAYDLFLLLRPFNVNLKRAEFHEVTPRAFQEAVESPRDFNVNMVKAQIVRRVLDRWVGFTLSRVLWKVFNKNWFSAGRVQTPVLGWVIERYEKSREKKGEVIFEVNGQSFRAEIEDLTVARSVYEELELARVYTHSPEETEKKPLPPYSTDTILEDASEKLHFSAQKTMKLLQNLFEAGLITYHRTDSTRVSEAGRYLVAKPYISEKFGEEYFYPRSWGEGGAHECIRPTRPLEPSNLRFMITAGLIDLEEPEDALKLYKLIFKRFIASQMRPARVRVEKLHVELPYYDWEEEVVTEVIEHGFDLMFPTFRVFEKKEPFDIKPVEFREVPKVPLFTQGTLIQEMKRRGLGRPSTYAHIVQTLLDRGYVKEERGRLIPTKMGIEVYNYLRKHYPDYTSEELTRRLEEAMDRIERGELDYLEVLREAHKVKNILVKVGEVSAPREFYYE